One region of Oreochromis aureus strain Israel breed Guangdong linkage group 19, ZZ_aureus, whole genome shotgun sequence genomic DNA includes:
- the entpd5a gene encoding ectonucleoside triphosphate diphosphohydrolase 5 — MATPSLLLSLYVWLLAGNLLAEATYYRHHRYIPHFYRYREHSANTENLLPEVSNPVSEVSQPRVPTYREVPEVFHPAPEVTHTIPEAFHPVPEVVHPAPERYHAHPARDHAPERSSHFNTSRVFYGIMFDAGSTGTRIHIYKFIQKDPVELPVLDNEMYHAVKPGLSSYKDDPEEGGNTIRQLLRIAKKTVPEEDWRRTPVVLKATAGLRLLPEDKARALLKEVQEVFEESPFYVPSNSVTIMNGKNEGVLAWVTVNFLTGHLYSNTRRTVGILDLGGGSTQITFLPKSKKTVQSAPTNYIANFDLFNQTYQLYTHSYLGNGLFAARFATLGALGADGLDWKVFSSSCLPKKFRENVTFSGTTYKVSGIPDGYAGYKLCYYEVMKVIKGIIHQPYEVRGSSIFYAFSYYFDRAVESGLIDGSRGGTVEVRDFKKRAKEVCNKMTKYRAINPFLCMDMTYITCLLKEGFGFKDSTVLHLAKKVNNVETSWALGATFDYFRNFNIH, encoded by the exons ATGGCCACGCCGAGCCTGCTCCTCTCTCTATACGTGTGGCTTCTGGCCGGGAACCTCTTAGCGGAGGCGACCTACTACCGCCACCATCGCTACATCCCCCACTTCTACCGCTACCGGGAGCACTCCGCCAACACGGAGAACCTCCTCCCCGAGGTATCCAACCCGGTGTCTGAAGTCTCGCAACCCCGTGTGCCGACCTACCGGGAGGTCCCCGAGGTCTTCCACCCGGCACCTGAAGTCACCCACACCATACCAGAAGCTTTCCACCCGGTGCCCGAAGTCGTGCATCCTGCACCTGAGCGGTACCACGCGCATCCTGCGCGTGATCACGCGCCTGAGCGGTCCTCTCATTTCAACACGAGTCGCGTTTTCTATGGGATCATGTTTGACGCTGGGAGCACAGGCACCAGGATCCATATCTACAAGTTCATTCAGAAAGACCCCG TTGAGCTTCCAGTTCTGGACAATGAAATGTACCACGCAGTCAAACCTGGACTGTCTTCTTACAAGGACGACCCTGAAGAG GGTGGCAACACCATCCGCCAGTTACTGAGGATTGCCAAGAAGACAGTGCCAGAGGAGGACTGGAGAAGAACCCCGGTGGTCCTAAAGGCCACGGCAGGTCTGCGCTTGCTGCCTGAAGACAAGGCCAGGGCTCTTCTGAAGGAG GTACAAGAAGTGTTTGAAGAATCCCCTTTCTATGTGCCAAGCAACAGTGTTACCATCATGAATGGCAAAAATGAAG GAGTCCTCGCCTGGGTCACAGTGAACTTCCTTACAG GTCACCTTTACTCCAACACAAGGAGGACGGTTGGGATTCTGGATTTGGGCGGAGGATCTACACAGATCACGTTCCTCCCGAAGTCAAAG AAAACAGTTCAGTCTGCTCCAACTAATTACATTGCCAACTTTGACCTCTTCAATCAAACATATCAGCTCTACACACACAG CTACCTTGGAAATGGACTATTTGCAGCTCGCTTTGCAACTCTTGGAGCACTGGGAGCTGATG GTCTGGATTGGAAAGTCTTCTCTAGCTCATGCCTCCCGAAAAAGTTCAGggaaaatgtgactttttcaGGAACCACCTATAAAGTTAGCGGGATTCCAGACG gaTACGCCGGCTATAAGTTGTGCTACTACGAGGTCATGAAGGTGATCAAAGGAATAATTCACCAGCCATACGAAGTGAGAGGCAGCAGCATCTTCTATGCTTTCTCCTACTACTTCGACAGAGCTGTGGAGTCTGGTCTCATCG ATGGCAGTCGAGGTGGTACGGTTGAAGTCAGGGATTTCAAGAAGAGAGCCAAAGAAG tgtgCAACAAGATGACCAAATACCGGGCAATTAATCCCTTCCTGTGCATGGATATGACATACATCACCTGCCTGTTAAAAGAGGGCTTTGGCTTTAAAGACAGCACGGTGcttcat CTTGCCAAAAAGGTGAACAATGTGGAGACAAGCTGGGCCCTGGGGGCGACCTTTGACTACTTCAGAAACTTTAACATCCACTAA
- the si:ch211-163l21.10 gene encoding basal body-orientation factor 1 isoform X1 — MPTNKASKSKKAKGGKEKKEGKRDSKTDKESDVEKAKANAVLWELRLKATEQSLRDYTESCQRVARANEHLTNQLYHAEKDAIHIAGHWERQLAAKEEKICVLENALQTQQALAREEKDKLVSELNMIQEEMKKMKEIEVQREQDIVHMKQSSDDAYKKLMQHLREKEDQFLKEMERLEKETKACSQTMAKMAEDHREAIVRLKDALHSVIKERDCLRDKLKYHIKEAEDLQKLAKLLTEENTSLALDKSMLELTVKDNAAQLGTQKQKLSELRAEVASLEEALQLKAVEIEQQEKKEKANLVTIQASQVELDKLQKVLAMREKELKHVKQLASTIVAKRQELEEFFHEALGRVRKEIKDSRLQYKKEALQSYRRRFREATAGKIKFPPIRTFHKTAHSTNSVYSDMEAAATWTDRPGNEVEISDLTWEQKEQVLQLLFAKMNGCRESQVSRQVALPASTEKRSFTESDVAGIREELSPATISTPAPSESTLPSRPAAQPDTHIT; from the exons ATGCCGACGAATAAAGCCTCCAAATCTAAAAAGGCCAAAGGCGG gaaagaaaagaaggaaggCAAACGGGACTCGAAAACGGACAAAGAGTCGGACGTGGAGAAGGCCAAGGCCAACGCCGTCCTGTGGGAGCTGAGGTTAAAGGCCACCGAGCAGTCCCTGAGGGACTACACCGAGTCTTGTCAGAGGGTGGCACGCGCAAACGAGCATCTCACCAATCAGCTGTACCACGCGGAGAAAGACGCGATCCATATAGCAGGCCACTGGGAGAGACAGCTGGCAGCTAAAGAGGAAAAG ATTTGTGTGCTGGAGAATGCCTTACAAACTCAGCAGGCGCTTGCCCGAGAAGAGAAGGACAAATTG GTCAGTGAGCTTAACATGATCCAggaagaaatgaagaaaatgaaagagatAGAAGTCCAAAGGGAGCAGGATATCGTTCAC ATGAAACAAAGCAGCGATGATGCTTACAAGAAGCTAATGCAACACCTAAGAGAGAAGGAGGATCAGTTCTTAAAAGAAATG GAACGCTTGGAGAAAGAAACAAAGGCATGCAGTCAAACAATGGCCAAGATGGCGGAGGACCACCGTGAAGCCATTGT GCGATTGAAAGATGCTTTGCACTCTGTGATCAAGGAGCGCGATTGCCTCAGGGACAAGCTGAAATATCACATAAAGGAGGCAGAGGATCTGCAGAAGTTAGCAAAGTTACTGACTGAGGAAAACACCTCACTGGCATTGGACAAG AGCATGTTGGAGTTGACGGTAAAGGACAACGCAGCACAGTTGGGGACTCAAAAACAGAAGCTATCTGAGCTGAGGGCCGAGGTGGCTTCCCTGGAGGAGGCCCTACAGCTCAAAGCCGTGGAGATTGAGCAGcaggagaagaaggagaaggcGAACCTGGTCACCATCCAGGCCAGCCAGGTGGAGCTGGACAAGTTGCAGAAAGTGCTCGCGATGCGAGAAAAGGAACTGAAGCATGTGAAGCAACTGGCGAGCACCATTGTAGCAAAGCGCCAAGAGCTGGAGGAGTTCTTCCATGAAGCACTGGGTCGCGTGAGGAAGGAGATCAAGGACAGCAGGCTCCAATACAAAAAGGAGGCACTGCAGAGTTATCGTAGGAGGTTTAGAGAAGCCACAGCAGGAAAGATAAAGTTCCCACCCATCCGCACCTTCCATAAAACTGCCCACAGTACCAACTCTGTCTATTCAGACATGGAGGCGGCTGCGACATG GACGGATCGACCAGGGAACGAAGTTGAAATCTCTGATCTCACTTGGGAGCAAAAGGAACAAGTGCTTCAGCTTCTCTTTGCTAAAATGAATGGATGCAGGGAAAG CCAAGTCAGCCGACAGGTGGCTCTGCCGGCCTCCACTGAGAAGAGGAGCTTCACGGAGAGCGATGTAGCCGG AATTAGAGAGGAGCTGTCCCCGGCGACCATCAGCACCCCGGCGCCATCAGAGTCCACGCTGCCCTCGCGGCCAGCCGCCCAGCCAGATACACACATCACGTGA
- the si:ch211-163l21.10 gene encoding basal body-orientation factor 1 isoform X2, which translates to MPTNKASKSKKAKGGKEKKEGKRDSKTDKESDVEKAKANAVLWELRLKATEQSLRDYTESCQRVARANEHLTNQLYHAEKDAIHIAGHWERQLAAKEEKVSELNMIQEEMKKMKEIEVQREQDIVHMKQSSDDAYKKLMQHLREKEDQFLKEMERLEKETKACSQTMAKMAEDHREAIVRLKDALHSVIKERDCLRDKLKYHIKEAEDLQKLAKLLTEENTSLALDKSMLELTVKDNAAQLGTQKQKLSELRAEVASLEEALQLKAVEIEQQEKKEKANLVTIQASQVELDKLQKVLAMREKELKHVKQLASTIVAKRQELEEFFHEALGRVRKEIKDSRLQYKKEALQSYRRRFREATAGKIKFPPIRTFHKTAHSTNSVYSDMEAAATWTDRPGNEVEISDLTWEQKEQVLQLLFAKMNGCRESQVSRQVALPASTEKRSFTESDVAGIREELSPATISTPAPSESTLPSRPAAQPDTHIT; encoded by the exons ATGCCGACGAATAAAGCCTCCAAATCTAAAAAGGCCAAAGGCGG gaaagaaaagaaggaaggCAAACGGGACTCGAAAACGGACAAAGAGTCGGACGTGGAGAAGGCCAAGGCCAACGCCGTCCTGTGGGAGCTGAGGTTAAAGGCCACCGAGCAGTCCCTGAGGGACTACACCGAGTCTTGTCAGAGGGTGGCACGCGCAAACGAGCATCTCACCAATCAGCTGTACCACGCGGAGAAAGACGCGATCCATATAGCAGGCCACTGGGAGAGACAGCTGGCAGCTAAAGAGGAAAAG GTCAGTGAGCTTAACATGATCCAggaagaaatgaagaaaatgaaagagatAGAAGTCCAAAGGGAGCAGGATATCGTTCAC ATGAAACAAAGCAGCGATGATGCTTACAAGAAGCTAATGCAACACCTAAGAGAGAAGGAGGATCAGTTCTTAAAAGAAATG GAACGCTTGGAGAAAGAAACAAAGGCATGCAGTCAAACAATGGCCAAGATGGCGGAGGACCACCGTGAAGCCATTGT GCGATTGAAAGATGCTTTGCACTCTGTGATCAAGGAGCGCGATTGCCTCAGGGACAAGCTGAAATATCACATAAAGGAGGCAGAGGATCTGCAGAAGTTAGCAAAGTTACTGACTGAGGAAAACACCTCACTGGCATTGGACAAG AGCATGTTGGAGTTGACGGTAAAGGACAACGCAGCACAGTTGGGGACTCAAAAACAGAAGCTATCTGAGCTGAGGGCCGAGGTGGCTTCCCTGGAGGAGGCCCTACAGCTCAAAGCCGTGGAGATTGAGCAGcaggagaagaaggagaaggcGAACCTGGTCACCATCCAGGCCAGCCAGGTGGAGCTGGACAAGTTGCAGAAAGTGCTCGCGATGCGAGAAAAGGAACTGAAGCATGTGAAGCAACTGGCGAGCACCATTGTAGCAAAGCGCCAAGAGCTGGAGGAGTTCTTCCATGAAGCACTGGGTCGCGTGAGGAAGGAGATCAAGGACAGCAGGCTCCAATACAAAAAGGAGGCACTGCAGAGTTATCGTAGGAGGTTTAGAGAAGCCACAGCAGGAAAGATAAAGTTCCCACCCATCCGCACCTTCCATAAAACTGCCCACAGTACCAACTCTGTCTATTCAGACATGGAGGCGGCTGCGACATG GACGGATCGACCAGGGAACGAAGTTGAAATCTCTGATCTCACTTGGGAGCAAAAGGAACAAGTGCTTCAGCTTCTCTTTGCTAAAATGAATGGATGCAGGGAAAG CCAAGTCAGCCGACAGGTGGCTCTGCCGGCCTCCACTGAGAAGAGGAGCTTCACGGAGAGCGATGTAGCCGG AATTAGAGAGGAGCTGTCCCCGGCGACCATCAGCACCCCGGCGCCATCAGAGTCCACGCTGCCCTCGCGGCCAGCCGCCCAGCCAGATACACACATCACGTGA